The genome window CGAAGTCAATTCTTTTAACGTAATGGTTTGCTTTTTTGAATAACCATTTTTGATAGAAAACTTGTGGTAACGCTCAAAAATTTGATGATCCGTATAACATGCAATTTGATTTTCTTCATCGATAAAACCTTCAAACAATGGCAATACCATGGTTTTATATTGCTTGCGAATACTTTCATGATTGGCTTCATCGATATCTTCAAAAATATCATGAAAACGACTTGCCTGATTTTCATTTGAACAACACAAATAATTTTTGTAGCCATTAAAATGATTCTCGCTCAAACTATTCAATAATAAATCGAATTGTTTATTAAATGATGGTTGTGGTTGAATATGAAATTCAACTTTCTTATCTGTTTTAAAAACTGAATTTGAACTTAATTCAATTGCTGTAAAATCTAAAGCTCGTTTTAAAAACTGTTTTTGGTTAAGAAATAATTCTTCTGGTGGCGCGTGTTGAATATCTTTAGATAATTTCTCAAAAGCTTCATTGGCTTTGTCGAATAATTTATCCAATTGTTGGCTTAGCAATTCGGTATTTTGAATGACTAAAACCGTTTTTTCATTGATATAATCTAAGAAACTTTCACGGTTTTCTTGCAGTAATTTATTTTCGACATTTGGAATAATCGAAATCTTTTTAAGTTTTTCAACCGATAATTGCGTTTCCACATCAAAACTTCGGATGCTATCAACTTCGTTTCCAAAAAATTCGATTCTGTACGGATTATCATTAGAAAAAGAAAACACATCGATAATTCCACCACGAACGGAAAATTCGCCTGGTTCGGTAACAAAATCGACACGTTTGAAATTGTATTCAAATAAAGTTTCGTTGATAAAATCAATAGACAAATTATCACCAACAGACAATTTCAAGGTGTTTTTCTCTAACTCTTTTCGAGTAACTACTTTTTCAAAAATGGCTTCGGCATACGAAACAATAATTGCTGGTTTTTTGCGCGAATTGATTCGATTTAAAACTTCAGCACGAAGCAGCACATTAGCGTTGTCGGTTTCCTCAATTTGGTAAGGTCTACGGTACGAACTTGGGTAAAAAAGAACATCCTCAGAATTTAGTAGCTGTTCTAAATCATTTAAGTAATAAGCTGCTTCCTCTTTATTTTGAAATAAAATTAAAAAAGGAAGTTCCGATTTTTTGAATAACGAATGAACAACAAATGACAATGACGAACCCACCAAACCTGTTACTTGTGATTTTTGGCGAGATGCAAATGTGCTTTCTAAAATTGAAATTTTAGGCGACTTATCGTAAATAGAAATGATATCGGACTTACTCAAAATGATACTTTTAATTGACTACAAAAATAAAAAAACCACTACGTTTTCGATAGAAAAGTAGTGGTAATATTAATGAAACGAGTGTTAAAAAATGAACTTTTTAGCTACTGTTACGTTGTTTTCTAGTGTTGTTTTAATAATTAATGCTTGATTATTAGTTGCTAATTCTGAAAGTACTACTTCTGATGCGTTAATTTTATTTTTAGACAACACCACTCTTCCTAACATATCGTAAACAACAACACTTGAAATAGCAGCTTTTGTTGATACAATTTTAGGTTGATTATCTTGTGTGAAAACATAAACGGAATTTTCGTTTCCAACAAAATCATCATTTGAAAGTGAAGTGTCTTCGTAATGCAATCTAAAACGAGAATCAAAAGTTCCTATTGCAGTTGAAAAACTAAAATTATTACCTTTTAAATTATGAAAACTTCCGTCATTTGTATCTTCTAAAAAGATGTCTTTGTCTGCAAAAAATGTATCAAAATGATCAATTGCAATTTCAAAAGTTCCCGCTTGTGTTGTCATATATCCTAAAGGAACAACATCTGTAATTACCCATGGATACGCTTTTGCTTGAATTCCTAATGGAAACGTTAAAGACGGAATTAAAGAATAAAAACGAATTGCTCCCTGAGTTGACGCTAAGGCATCAGATCCAAAATCATAACCATCCGTTGCGTCTTCTTGATAACCAATCGCTATTTGTTTAAAAGCCCCTTGTGTATTAGTCATATTTAGATGGTAATAATAATTTAAAGGTAAGTCTTGCGCTTCTCTATAAAATTGCGAATTATTTCCGCCAACACGCATTGCATTAGTTAAATTAAAAGATGAAGTAGTAGCTGCTGAGGCAAAGAAACCTTGTCCTGCACCAATGTAAATTCCAGGAGCATCACCACCAGTTACTGCGGCAGTTCCCGTTGTTCTTGTACGAATCGCGTAATCATCTGTTGTAAAAACATTATTCGTAATTGCGGAATTATGCGTCCAAAAATAAAGTGTCCCTAAATTACTATTATCAATCAAAGTAATTACATTAATTGCAGAAGGGTAAGGATTTGAAATAAAATTATAGTTCAACAACATTGGATTAAATGCTTCTACATTTACTGAAATATTTCCGTTGTTTGGAGTTCCAACAAATTCTCCGTTAAAAACTTGCGGTGTAGTTGTATAACCCTGTGGCGCTCTAATTGCATAACCTTTACCTGGAGCCATAACATTTGATTGGTTTTCAATCACCCAGTTATTAACTGCCGGATTTGCATTATATGAATAAAATTTATCTCCTAAAGTAAGCGGTGAAAACACATTTAAAACTTGACCTGAAACTGGCGCTCCCCAATATGTAAATTCGTATTGGCGCATTGGTTTTGCATTTCTCTTGTAATTAATGTTTCCAGTATTTACAGCTAAAGCATTTGCTTGTAAAAGAGCTGCATCATTTTCAAAAACCAAATTTGATCCAGCAACAACATTAACTCCATTTTCAACAGATAAAGTGTGATTTGAATTGATAGTTACAATTGCGTTGTTTGAAACAGAAATAGAACAAGCTGCTAAATTTGCTGTAGAAGAATAATCTCCTGTGAAAACAACATTTTTATTAGCATTTGGTTCACCTTTATCCCATGACGTTCCGTTCCAAGTGGTAGTCATTGCACACTTTTGAACCAATAAATTGTTAGCATGTAAATTATTTAAATCATTTCCAGGATCTGTATTACCAACATATAATTTGAATCCAGAAAACTGCCCAGTTCTTATTCCTGAAGAATAAACTTCTGAACCTCTCGTTATGATTACTTCATACGAATTTACATCTGTTTGATTTACTTGCAACATAAAAATTGATGCTTGATCATAAGCCCAACCCAAATCTGCAACCGTTGTTGTTGAATATACATCTGAACCAACATTAAAATTGAATAACGCACCAAAGTTCTGGTCCATTAAATCGATTCCTTTATAGCCGTTTCTATATGCAATTGCCAAATCAATCTTAAAAGATTCTCCAGGCAACAAATACTGACGACCACTAACAGCAGGCGAACCAGTGTTTGTTAAAAAACGTTGTGCATTTGCTTGAACAGATGTCCCTCCTGGATTTGCATACATAGAAAAAGAACTTCCAGAAGTATTAATATCTCCAAATCCTTGAGCAGAAGAACTCCCTAAAAAATGCCCTGCAAAATGAGTTCCATCGGTATTTTGAGTCCATAAATCCCAAACTGAAAAACCAGTTCCAGCGTTACTTCCATTTGTCCATGTACCATAATTAGCAGCACTATCAGAGAATAAAGTAGCCTGAGCTAAACTTGATTGTAAATGAAATAATGCGAAAACTGTCGCGATTATTAAAGAGTAATTTTTTTTCATGTGTAACTATTTGATAGTAAATATAATAAAATATTTTATTTGATTCCGTCTGAAATTTCCATCTTCTCACGCATTCTGTTTGGATCAGCATGGCGAGCAGTATCTAATGCTTGTAACATTAGTTCTTCCCCTATTTCTTTTGGGATAGCTTTTTTGATAATAATTTCATCCCATTGATTATACAATCCTTTAATTTCTTCATTTATTTCTGGAATTAATTTGGCAATTCTTTGCTCTGGAATTACTCTTAAATTCATAAATGTTTCTAACGATTTTAGTTTCGTATTAAGGGTTGTGATTCTACTTAAAATTTGAGGTTTATTGTATTCTGATGGAATAGTTATAGCCAAAGTATCAGCTTTAGAAGACAAATTTTTGGTCTTCATTTGAAAAGCCGTTAAAGTAGATTGCGGCTTTTGCAACATTTCTATTTCAAATTGTCTCCACTCATTCCATCTGTTTAAAGTAGCATTAACTTCTGGTCTTGGATTTGGAAATTGAAACTGCCACATTTTAGAAATGTTTTTAAAAACAGCTTCATTTTTTTGAGCAACACGTTGTGCTTCTACTTGCTGATTTTCAGATTCACAAGCAAATAAAGTAAAAACCAAAAACAATAAACTATATAAGAAAACTTTCATTTTAAATTTTTAAAATGCAAAGGTACAAATGTTTGTTAAACGTAGCGTTTTTTATTACAATATCTTAACATCAATTTTGTTAATCAATTAAGAATAATCATTTAAAACATGTTAATTTATTAAATATCCAAATATCGGCTGTGTTTTATAAAAATATCACAAAATTTCGATTAAAAAATTACTTGTAAATGCTATATTTGTTACCTCATTTACACAACAAAATGGATACGAAAATATTAATTATTGGTGCTTGTGGTCAAATAGGCACCGAACTTACTGCTAAATTAAGAGCAACATATGGTGTAAACAATGTAGTTGCTTCAGATATTAGAAAATTAAATAATGATGTAGTTAACAATGGTATTTTTGAAGTTGTTAATGCTTTAGATTATAATCAAATTGAGCATTTAATTGAGCAATATCAAATAACTGATGTTTATTTAATGGCGGCTTTACTTTCTGCAACTGCTGAAAAAAATCCAGCTTTTGCATGGGATTTAAATATGAACTCTTTATTCCATGTTTTAAACTTGGCTAAAGCAGGTAAAATCAAAAAGATTTTTTGGCCTTCAAGTATTGCTGTTTTTGGACCAACAACTCCTAGAGAAAACACACCTCAATATACTATAATGGAACCGTCAACAGTTTACGGAATTTCGAAACAAACTGGAGAAAGATGGTGTGAATATTACTATAACCAATATGGTGTTGATGTAAGAAGTATTCGTTACCCAGGTTTAATTAGTTGGAGTACTGAAGCTGGTGGTGGAACTACTGAT of Flavobacterium channae contains these proteins:
- a CDS encoding T9SS sorting signal type C domain-containing protein is translated as MKKNYSLIIATVFALFHLQSSLAQATLFSDSAANYGTWTNGSNAGTGFSVWDLWTQNTDGTHFAGHFLGSSSAQGFGDINTSGSSFSMYANPGGTSVQANAQRFLTNTGSPAVSGRQYLLPGESFKIDLAIAYRNGYKGIDLMDQNFGALFNFNVGSDVYSTTTVADLGWAYDQASIFMLQVNQTDVNSYEVIITRGSEVYSSGIRTGQFSGFKLYVGNTDPGNDLNNLHANNLLVQKCAMTTTWNGTSWDKGEPNANKNVVFTGDYSSTANLAACSISVSNNAIVTINSNHTLSVENGVNVVAGSNLVFENDAALLQANALAVNTGNINYKRNAKPMRQYEFTYWGAPVSGQVLNVFSPLTLGDKFYSYNANPAVNNWVIENQSNVMAPGKGYAIRAPQGYTTTPQVFNGEFVGTPNNGNISVNVEAFNPMLLNYNFISNPYPSAINVITLIDNSNLGTLYFWTHNSAITNNVFTTDDYAIRTRTTGTAAVTGGDAPGIYIGAGQGFFASAATTSSFNLTNAMRVGGNNSQFYREAQDLPLNYYYHLNMTNTQGAFKQIAIGYQEDATDGYDFGSDALASTQGAIRFYSLIPSLTFPLGIQAKAYPWVITDVVPLGYMTTQAGTFEIAIDHFDTFFADKDIFLEDTNDGSFHNLKGNNFSFSTAIGTFDSRFRLHYEDTSLSNDDFVGNENSVYVFTQDNQPKIVSTKAAISSVVVYDMLGRVVLSKNKINASEVVLSELATNNQALIIKTTLENNVTVAKKFIF
- a CDS encoding NAD-dependent epimerase/dehydratase family protein, with the protein product MDTKILIIGACGQIGTELTAKLRATYGVNNVVASDIRKLNNDVVNNGIFEVVNALDYNQIEHLIEQYQITDVYLMAALLSATAEKNPAFAWDLNMNSLFHVLNLAKAGKIKKIFWPSSIAVFGPTTPRENTPQYTIMEPSTVYGISKQTGERWCEYYYNQYGVDVRSIRYPGLISWSTEAGGGTTDYAVDIYHKAITDGKFTSFLSENTELPMMYMDDAIKATIGIMQAPAEQIKIRSSYNLAAMSFTPKQIGEEIKKHYPNFELSYEPDFRQKIADSWPASIDDSSAREDWGWKNDFNIENMTVDMFKNLKEHTYN